The following proteins come from a genomic window of Actinomarinicola tropica:
- a CDS encoding non-ribosomal peptide synthetase — protein sequence MTGPEGRPGDVGRPTARGRGRVVPPRLAHAGALSAAPPATDRQRVAVVAPGLDGPPRLTYRELDALSARIAAGLQHEGVGPGTRVGLVARRDGWLIPSLLAVLRSGAAYVPLDPRAPGARWRTVLEVAGVQHVLASHGVPATEGFAGEAVTNPSELAEGTAEAPSHPVIDPADEAYVLFTSGSTGTPKGVSVTHGNVVARIESLRRFHEPPHVALLTTSLCFDASLATVLPVLATGGTLVVGPDDAAADPSVAAELVASHGVTFIANVPSWYLGLLDLAPPGALRTLRRVVTGGEAMPPGLVRRHHELLPACALVNEYGPTEATIAATAFEVPSDWSGTAVPIGLPHPNTTVHVVDDGNLAPPGRIGELWIAGPGVAHGYVGRPDGDVFVDDPFGDGRAYRTGDLAHWTEDGLLELHGRKDRQVKILGERVEPDETEAVLLGLADVAQAAVEVDRTGPAPRLVGYVAGHDGRHLDGDEVRRRLGELLPPAQVPPTVVVCDRLPLTVGGKVDRAALPAPPPVGTFGHAPLDDVEAAVADAVAEVLGVRVGPADDFYGVGGDSLAAARVLARLRRQLQVDLHPGDLRDHPTVADLASLARRRPARADRTVARVARDPDGGWTGRATPAQTSFWYLEQEDGRAGGSNLVEVVHLHGVDRSSVERALDLLADRHESLRTALRLGPDGLEQVVAPRGEVRVPCEPLDPDADADARARELGRCPFDLGVAPLVRAHVADAADGVDVVLVVHHAIADGWAVDVLVDELVALALDPGTTLAQKEVDAVDVAVWLHDRTEGDGAAAASRFLERLRRGAELRGGVLPYDRRLTGDSHHVAAARRRRLDAGVVASLGAVSRRCGASPFSTLTAMLAVTLRRFGAPEDLLVGTATANRPLPELERVVACTTNFVPIRVDARGERSVADVIRGVAEDVVASDEWGWLPVEAVLGDHRDGEPLALPDVMVSMLNQRVSTSTAPRHGVSLPHVLTDLDVVCTTAEDGALDVEVHHDPRRLLPTTVDRLLDAWLELVARLPDHLDAPVDDLVAPGPGDRRDAEVLGGDEGPVPAGTVLDLVWPHVDGRPDRAALIDTGAATSWGELGDRARRLAASLARDGVGRGDHVLVTADRAPAVEALLACWWLGAVPVPLGDRQPATKVAALARRVDASAVLDEASMAERLARPDDVPHVEAVPLVGDDPAYVLFTSGSTGEPKGVVVPHRALLASTLARLDHYADAPQVALLGHDMAFDAALGIAVWYLAMGGTLVTPGHDERLDPVSLARLIDEHGVGQIDLVPSHLRLLLDQAPADGLGSLRLVTTGAEACPPSLVDLHLRRLPGVRLVNEYGPTECTVWTVAHDCTADDVEQGLVPIGRPVLGTVARVADAEGRPMPRGAIGELLLAGHLLADGYIGDPAQTAARFVEIDGRRWYRTGDRVRWNDDGELEFHGRSDDQLKVRGYRIEPGEVDAVLRDHPDVLRAATWTHEVVAGAPVLVAWVQPRPGVADDLRDDVLAHCRTRLPEWMVPSVVVTVDAMPLTTSGKVDRRRLPPPEPSDLGHERVPPSSPLERAIVGVWEALLGRPVGMFDNFFDLGGHSLLAARLVSELTGHLGVTVQLPDLLEDATPAHLVQVVTARLDAEPVESRGEASITVLREGSLAPLVIVARDGETSLYLRHVLRAIDEDRPLWLLIRPMPRLHVRRADLAHQGRLVADAIAGACDGTVHLLGHSASGLVALEAARHLGSKMGRLVLLDTLRAMTGWERRKHPLHRVRRWATSPATERAARAEARAARAAVRSDPPDPHAARLVRDEQDERGFLRLRGRRYDGALTVLAATDTQAVVGDDLGWSRWCDDVIVRTLPSDHFGVLLPPHVDETVTAIGQLLDGQP from the coding sequence ATGACCGGCCCTGAGGGGCGCCCCGGCGACGTCGGTCGGCCGACGGCGCGGGGGCGGGGCCGCGTGGTGCCCCCTCGCCTCGCCCACGCCGGCGCGCTCTCCGCTGCGCCTCCTGCGACGGACCGCCAGCGGGTCGCCGTCGTGGCTCCGGGGCTCGACGGACCTCCGCGCCTGACCTACCGCGAGCTCGACGCCCTCTCCGCCCGGATCGCGGCGGGGCTCCAGCACGAGGGGGTGGGGCCCGGGACCCGCGTCGGTCTCGTCGCCCGTCGCGACGGGTGGCTGATCCCGTCGCTGCTCGCCGTGCTGCGCAGCGGTGCCGCCTACGTCCCGCTCGACCCTCGCGCCCCCGGAGCGCGGTGGCGCACGGTCCTCGAGGTCGCGGGCGTGCAGCACGTGTTGGCGTCGCACGGCGTCCCGGCGACCGAGGGGTTCGCCGGCGAGGCCGTGACGAACCCCTCCGAGCTCGCCGAGGGCACCGCCGAGGCCCCGAGCCACCCGGTCATCGACCCCGCCGACGAGGCCTACGTGCTGTTCACCTCGGGGAGCACCGGGACACCGAAGGGCGTGTCCGTGACCCACGGCAACGTGGTCGCGCGGATCGAGTCGCTCCGGCGGTTCCACGAGCCTCCGCACGTGGCGCTCCTCACGACCTCGCTGTGCTTCGACGCCAGCCTGGCCACCGTCCTGCCGGTCCTCGCCACGGGCGGCACCCTCGTCGTCGGGCCCGACGACGCCGCCGCCGACCCGTCGGTCGCGGCCGAGCTCGTGGCGTCCCACGGCGTGACGTTCATCGCCAACGTCCCCTCCTGGTACCTGGGCCTGCTCGACCTCGCCCCGCCCGGCGCGCTGCGCACGCTCCGTCGCGTCGTGACCGGCGGGGAGGCGATGCCGCCCGGGCTCGTCCGGCGGCACCACGAGCTGCTACCAGCGTGCGCGCTCGTCAACGAGTACGGCCCGACCGAGGCCACGATCGCCGCGACCGCCTTCGAGGTGCCGTCCGACTGGAGCGGGACGGCGGTGCCGATCGGGCTCCCTCACCCCAACACGACGGTCCACGTCGTCGACGACGGCAACCTCGCCCCACCGGGCCGGATCGGCGAGCTGTGGATCGCCGGACCCGGGGTGGCGCATGGCTACGTCGGCCGCCCCGACGGCGACGTCTTCGTCGACGACCCGTTCGGCGACGGCCGCGCCTACCGCACCGGCGACCTCGCCCACTGGACCGAGGACGGCCTGCTCGAGCTGCACGGCCGCAAGGACCGCCAGGTGAAGATCCTCGGCGAGCGCGTCGAGCCCGACGAGACCGAGGCCGTGCTGCTCGGGCTGGCCGACGTCGCCCAAGCTGCGGTGGAGGTGGACCGCACGGGGCCCGCTCCCCGACTCGTGGGGTACGTCGCAGGCCACGACGGTCGCCATCTCGACGGCGACGAGGTGCGCCGCCGGCTCGGCGAGCTGCTCCCGCCCGCTCAGGTCCCACCGACCGTCGTCGTCTGCGATCGGCTCCCCCTCACCGTCGGCGGCAAGGTCGACCGTGCGGCGCTCCCCGCCCCACCACCCGTGGGCACCTTCGGCCATGCGCCGCTCGACGACGTCGAGGCGGCGGTGGCCGACGCCGTCGCGGAGGTCCTCGGTGTCCGGGTCGGTCCGGCGGACGACTTCTACGGCGTCGGCGGCGACAGCCTCGCCGCGGCGCGCGTCCTCGCCCGCCTCCGCCGCCAGCTGCAGGTGGACCTGCACCCGGGCGACCTGCGCGACCACCCCACCGTCGCCGACCTCGCGTCGCTGGCGCGGCGCCGTCCCGCCCGCGCGGATCGGACCGTCGCGCGCGTGGCCCGCGATCCGGACGGCGGGTGGACGGGCCGGGCGACCCCCGCGCAGACGTCGTTCTGGTACCTCGAGCAGGAGGACGGTCGGGCAGGCGGCAGCAACCTCGTCGAGGTCGTGCACCTGCACGGCGTGGACCGGTCCTCGGTCGAGCGCGCGCTCGACCTCCTCGCCGATCGCCACGAGTCGTTGCGCACCGCGCTGCGCCTCGGGCCGGACGGGCTCGAACAGGTCGTGGCCCCGCGTGGCGAGGTGCGCGTCCCCTGCGAGCCGCTGGATCCAGACGCCGACGCCGACGCACGGGCCCGGGAGCTCGGCCGATGCCCCTTCGACCTCGGCGTGGCCCCGCTGGTTCGTGCCCACGTGGCGGACGCGGCCGACGGCGTCGACGTGGTGCTCGTCGTCCACCACGCGATCGCCGACGGCTGGGCCGTCGACGTGCTCGTCGACGAGCTCGTCGCCCTCGCGCTCGATCCCGGCACGACCCTGGCCCAGAAGGAGGTGGACGCCGTCGACGTCGCGGTGTGGCTGCACGACCGCACGGAGGGCGACGGCGCGGCCGCCGCGTCACGGTTCCTCGAGCGCCTCCGCCGCGGGGCGGAGCTCCGCGGCGGGGTCCTGCCCTACGACCGCCGGCTGACCGGTGACAGCCACCACGTCGCAGCGGCCCGCCGTCGCCGACTCGACGCCGGGGTCGTCGCCAGCCTGGGGGCCGTGAGCAGGCGATGCGGGGCGTCGCCGTTCAGCACGCTCACGGCGATGCTCGCCGTCACCCTGCGTCGGTTCGGCGCGCCCGAGGACCTCCTCGTCGGCACGGCCACCGCCAACCGCCCCCTCCCGGAGCTCGAACGGGTCGTGGCGTGCACCACGAACTTCGTGCCGATCAGGGTCGACGCCCGAGGCGAGCGGTCGGTGGCCGATGTGATCCGCGGGGTGGCCGAGGACGTGGTCGCGAGCGACGAGTGGGGCTGGCTCCCCGTCGAGGCGGTGCTCGGCGACCACCGCGACGGCGAGCCGCTCGCGCTTCCCGACGTGATGGTCAGCATGCTCAACCAGCGCGTGTCCACCTCCACGGCCCCTCGCCACGGCGTCTCCCTCCCCCACGTGCTGACCGACCTCGACGTGGTGTGCACCACGGCCGAGGACGGTGCGCTCGACGTCGAGGTCCACCACGACCCCCGTCGCCTGCTGCCGACGACCGTCGACCGCCTCCTCGACGCCTGGCTCGAGCTCGTCGCCCGGCTCCCCGACCACCTCGACGCACCGGTCGACGACCTGGTCGCGCCCGGTCCGGGCGACCGCAGGGATGCCGAGGTCCTGGGTGGCGACGAGGGCCCCGTGCCCGCCGGCACCGTCCTCGACCTCGTGTGGCCGCACGTCGACGGACGGCCGGACCGGGCCGCCCTGATCGACACCGGCGCCGCCACCTCTTGGGGCGAGCTGGGCGACCGGGCACGCCGCCTCGCCGCGTCGCTGGCTCGCGACGGGGTGGGCCGCGGCGACCACGTGCTGGTCACCGCCGATCGAGCGCCGGCGGTCGAGGCGCTGCTCGCGTGCTGGTGGCTGGGCGCCGTCCCCGTCCCGCTCGGCGACCGCCAACCGGCCACGAAGGTCGCCGCGCTGGCGCGCCGCGTCGACGCCTCCGCGGTCCTCGACGAGGCGTCGATGGCCGAGCGCCTGGCCCGCCCTGATGACGTCCCACACGTCGAGGCGGTCCCGCTCGTCGGCGACGACCCGGCCTACGTGCTCTTCACGTCGGGCAGCACCGGCGAGCCGAAGGGCGTGGTCGTGCCCCACAGGGCGTTGCTCGCCTCGACCCTGGCCCGCCTCGACCACTACGCCGACGCGCCCCAGGTCGCGCTGCTCGGACACGACATGGCGTTCGATGCCGCCCTCGGCATCGCCGTGTGGTACCTCGCCATGGGCGGCACCCTCGTCACCCCCGGGCACGACGAGCGGCTGGACCCCGTGTCGCTGGCCCGACTGATCGACGAACACGGGGTGGGCCAGATCGACCTCGTTCCGTCGCACCTGCGGCTGCTCCTCGACCAGGCACCGGCGGACGGCCTCGGGAGCCTCCGCCTGGTCACTACCGGCGCCGAGGCCTGCCCGCCGTCCCTCGTCGACCTCCACCTGCGTCGCCTTCCGGGCGTCCGGCTCGTGAACGAGTACGGCCCCACCGAGTGCACCGTCTGGACGGTCGCCCACGACTGCACGGCCGACGACGTCGAGCAGGGCCTGGTGCCGATCGGCCGGCCGGTCCTCGGCACCGTCGCGCGCGTCGCCGACGCCGAGGGTCGACCGATGCCCCGCGGGGCGATCGGAGAGCTCCTCCTCGCCGGCCACCTCCTCGCCGACGGCTACATCGGCGACCCCGCCCAGACCGCGGCGCGGTTCGTCGAGATCGACGGGCGCCGCTGGTACCGCACGGGCGACCGCGTCCGCTGGAACGACGACGGCGAGCTGGAGTTCCACGGCCGCTCCGACGACCAGCTGAAGGTGCGGGGCTACCGGATCGAACCGGGCGAGGTCGACGCCGTCCTCCGCGACCACCCCGATGTCCTCCGGGCCGCGACGTGGACCCACGAGGTCGTGGCCGGCGCCCCCGTGCTCGTCGCGTGGGTGCAGCCACGTCCCGGCGTCGCCGACGACCTCCGCGACGACGTCCTGGCGCACTGCCGCACCCGGCTCCCCGAGTGGATGGTGCCCTCGGTCGTGGTCACCGTCGACGCCATGCCGCTCACGACGTCGGGGAAGGTGGATCGTCGCCGGCTGCCGCCGCCCGAGCCCTCCGACCTCGGCCACGAGCGCGTCCCGCCGTCCTCACCGCTCGAACGGGCGATCGTGGGCGTGTGGGAGGCGTTGCTCGGGCGCCCGGTCGGGATGTTCGACAACTTCTTCGACCTCGGCGGCCACTCGCTCCTCGCCGCCCGGCTCGTGTCCGAGCTCACCGGGCACCTGGGGGTGACCGTGCAGCTGCCCGACCTGTTGGAGGACGCCACTCCCGCCCACCTGGTCCAGGTGGTGACGGCCCGGCTGGACGCCGAGCCGGTCGAGAGCAGGGGCGAGGCCTCCATCACCGTCCTGCGCGAGGGTTCCCTCGCCCCGCTGGTCATCGTCGCTCGCGACGGGGAGACCAGCCTCTACCTGCGCCACGTGCTGCGCGCGATCGACGAGGACCGTCCACTGTGGCTGCTCATCCGACCCATGCCGCGGCTGCACGTCCGCCGTGCCGACCTCGCCCACCAGGGGCGCCTCGTGGCCGACGCAATCGCCGGAGCGTGCGACGGCACCGTGCACCTCCTCGGGCACTCCGCCTCCGGGCTCGTGGCGCTCGAGGCCGCCCGCCACCTCGGGTCCAAGATGGGTCGCCTCGTGCTGCTCGACACCCTGCGCGCCATGACGGGGTGGGAGCGCCGCAAGCACCCCCTCCACCGCGTCCGCCGCTGGGCGACGTCGCCGGCGACGGAGCGTGCGGCCCGCGCCGAGGCACGCGCGGCACGCGCCGCCGTGCGGTCCGACCCGCCCGACCCCCACGCCGCGCGCCTCGTGCGCGACGAGCAGGACGAGCGCGGCTTCCTGCGCCTGCGCGGGCGCCGCTACGACGGCGCGCTGACCGTCCTGGCCGCCACCGACACCCAAGCCGTGGTCGGCGACGACCTCGGTTGGTCGAGGTGGTGCGACGACGTCATCGTGCGCACCCTGCCGAGCGACCACTTCGGCGTGTTGCTGCCGCCCCACGTGGACGAGACGGTCACCGCGATCGGCCAGCTGCTCGACGGCCAGCCGTGA